From Klebsiella electrica, the proteins below share one genomic window:
- the pagP gene encoding lipid IV(A) palmitoyltransferase PagP, with protein sequence MLRQRHFVLFFISFLGVMLSCGVANASFTSTIRDGYNTLSDNVGQTWQEPEHYDLYVPAITWHARFAYDKEKTDKYNERPWGAGFGVSRWDDKGNWHGLYLMAFKDSFNKWEPIGGYGWEKTWRPLADDNFHLGVGYTLGVTARDNWNYIPIPVILPLASIGYGPATFQMTYIPGTYNNGNVYFAWARFQF encoded by the coding sequence GTGTTGAGACAACGTCATTTCGTATTGTTTTTTATTAGTTTTTTAGGGGTAATGCTCTCTTGTGGCGTGGCTAACGCGTCGTTTACGTCGACGATTCGCGATGGGTATAACACCTTAAGTGACAACGTCGGGCAGACCTGGCAGGAACCTGAACACTACGATCTGTATGTTCCCGCGATTACCTGGCATGCCCGTTTTGCCTATGACAAAGAAAAGACCGATAAGTATAACGAGCGTCCGTGGGGGGCAGGATTCGGGGTTTCCCGCTGGGATGATAAAGGCAACTGGCACGGCCTGTATCTGATGGCCTTTAAGGACTCGTTTAACAAATGGGAGCCGATTGGCGGCTATGGCTGGGAGAAAACCTGGCGTCCGTTAGCCGACGACAATTTTCATCTTGGTGTGGGGTACACGCTGGGCGTGACGGCGCGAGATAACTGGAATTACATTCCCATTCCGGTCATTTTGCCACTGGCATCCATTGGTTATGGTCCTGCAACCTTCCAGATGACCTATATCCCCGGGACCTACAATAACGGTAACGTCTACTTTGCCTGGGCCCGTTTTCAGTTTTAG
- the rna gene encoding ribonuclease I, with protein sequence MFRKDFVAIALLLTATQAGAEPLTATQYGDFDRYVLALSWQTGFCQSMHDRNRSEPEECRLQQELPNKADFLTVHGLWPGLPKSIAARGVDDRRWMRFGCATRPVPNMPEVKAGRKCQAAETGLSLEMANKLNSVMPGAGGNSCLERYEYAKHGVCFGFDPDSYFGTMVRLDSEVKQSPLGLFLAKHYGQSVSRDDFDAAVAQAYGKQSVKAFKLTCNGNPAYLTEIQIAIKAEAINQPLSANGLLPQPHPGNCGKQFVIDKAGN encoded by the coding sequence ATGTTCAGGAAGGATTTCGTCGCCATTGCCCTTTTGTTAACGGCAACCCAGGCTGGCGCTGAACCACTCACCGCAACGCAATATGGCGATTTCGACCGTTATGTACTGGCTTTGTCATGGCAAACAGGGTTCTGCCAGAGCATGCATGACAGAAATCGTAGCGAGCCGGAAGAGTGTCGTTTGCAGCAGGAACTACCGAATAAAGCGGATTTCCTGACGGTACATGGCCTCTGGCCTGGCTTGCCAAAATCCATTGCGGCGCGCGGCGTCGACGATCGGCGCTGGATGCGTTTTGGCTGCGCCACCCGCCCTGTCCCCAACATGCCTGAAGTCAAAGCCGGGCGTAAATGCCAGGCCGCTGAAACCGGGCTGTCGCTGGAGATGGCGAATAAACTCAACAGCGTGATGCCGGGCGCCGGCGGCAATTCGTGTCTCGAGCGTTATGAATATGCGAAACACGGCGTCTGCTTCGGCTTCGATCCCGATAGCTACTTTGGCACGATGGTGCGTCTTGATAGTGAAGTGAAGCAGAGCCCGCTGGGCCTCTTTCTGGCGAAGCATTACGGGCAGAGCGTCAGCCGCGATGACTTCGATGCCGCCGTCGCGCAGGCATATGGTAAGCAGAGCGTGAAGGCATTCAAGCTGACCTGTAACGGCAATCCGGCTTATTTAACCGAGATACAAATCGCCATCAAAGCGGAGGCCATCAATCAACCGCTTTCAGCCAATGGCCTCTTGCCT
- the dcuC gene encoding anaerobic C4-dicarboxylate transporter DcuC — protein sequence MLTLVEILIGIVVIVGVARYIIKGYSATGVLFVGGLTLLIVSALMGHKILPGDTKSTGYSATDIIEYVKILLMSRGGDLGMMIMMLCGFATYMTHIGANDMVVKLASKPLRYINSPYLLMIAAYFVACLMSLAVSSATGLGVLLMATLFPVMVNVGISRGAAAAICASPAAIILSPTSGDVVLAAKAAEMPLIDFAFKTTLPISIVAIIGMAIAHYFWQRYLDKKENVAHEMLDVNEITTTAPAFYALLPFTPIIGVLIFDGKWGPELHIIAILVLCMLLAAVLEFVRGFNTKNVFAGLEVAYRGMADAFAGVVMLLVAAGVFAQGLSTIGFINSLISIATSFGSASIILMLVLVILTMLAAMTTGSGNAPFYAFVEMIPKLAHSSGINPAYLSIPMLQASNLGRTISPVSGVVVAVAGMAKISPFEVVKRTSVPVIVGLLVVIIATEVLVPASAL from the coding sequence ATGCTTACGCTAGTTGAGATTCTGATTGGCATTGTGGTCATTGTGGGCGTTGCCCGCTATATCATAAAAGGCTATTCCGCCACCGGCGTGCTCTTCGTCGGTGGTTTGACGTTACTTATCGTCAGCGCGTTGATGGGACACAAGATTTTACCCGGCGATACGAAAAGCACGGGGTATTCCGCAACCGATATCATCGAATACGTCAAAATTCTCCTGATGAGCCGCGGCGGCGATTTGGGCATGATGATCATGATGCTCTGCGGATTCGCCACCTATATGACCCATATTGGCGCCAACGATATGGTAGTGAAGCTGGCTTCTAAGCCGCTGCGCTACATTAACTCCCCCTATCTGCTGATGATCGCCGCCTATTTCGTCGCCTGCCTGATGTCGCTGGCCGTCTCCTCGGCGACCGGCCTGGGCGTTCTGCTGATGGCCACCCTGTTCCCGGTGATGGTGAATGTCGGTATCAGTCGCGGCGCCGCGGCGGCCATTTGCGCCTCGCCGGCCGCAATTATCCTCTCTCCGACCTCCGGCGACGTGGTGCTGGCCGCCAAAGCCGCAGAAATGCCGCTCATCGACTTTGCGTTTAAAACCACGCTGCCGATCTCCATCGTCGCAATTATCGGCATGGCCATTGCCCACTACTTCTGGCAGCGCTACCTGGATAAAAAAGAGAACGTCGCGCACGAAATGCTCGATGTGAACGAAATCACCACCACCGCCCCCGCCTTCTACGCCCTTCTGCCCTTTACGCCGATTATCGGCGTCCTGATTTTCGACGGGAAATGGGGCCCGGAACTGCATATTATCGCCATCCTCGTGCTCTGCATGCTGCTGGCGGCCGTGCTGGAGTTCGTTCGCGGCTTTAATACGAAAAACGTTTTCGCCGGACTGGAGGTCGCCTATCGCGGTATGGCCGATGCCTTCGCCGGCGTCGTCATGTTGTTGGTGGCCGCTGGCGTCTTTGCCCAGGGTCTGAGCACCATTGGCTTTATCAATAGCCTGATCTCAATTGCCACATCATTTGGCTCGGCGAGCATCATTTTAATGCTGGTGCTGGTCATTCTGACCATGCTGGCGGCAATGACCACCGGTTCCGGTAACGCGCCGTTTTACGCCTTCGTAGAGATGATCCCGAAATTAGCCCACTCTTCAGGCATCAACCCGGCCTATCTGTCCATTCCTATGCTACAGGCTTCAAACCTGGGCCGTACTATTTCGCCGGTCTCGGGCGTCGTGGTTGCCGTTGCCGGGATGGCCAAAATCTCCCCCTTTGAAGTGGTGAAGCGGACCTCTGTTCCGGTTATCGTCGGTCTGCTGGTGGTGATTATCGCCACCGAAGTTCTGGTACCCGCTAGCGCGCTTTAA